The Brachionichthys hirsutus isolate HB-005 unplaced genomic scaffold, CSIRO-AGI_Bhir_v1 contig_769, whole genome shotgun sequence genome has a window encoding:
- the LOC137912664 gene encoding protein FAM168A-like, producing AGYPGGYPATAPTYTPNLYQTGSPGYPPGYTSAGTPYKVSPTQSNGAPPPYTPTPTPYPTAMYPIRSAYPQQNLYAQGAYYTQPVYAAQPHVIHHTTVVQPNSIPSTALYPAPVPVTAPRNNGMAAMGMVAGTTMAMSAGTLLTTPQHAQIGGHPVTVPTYRPQGTPGYSYVPPHW from the exons GCAGGCTATCCAGGCGGGTATCCTGCCACGGCTCCCACCTATACACCCAACCTCTATCAAACAGGCAGTCCTGGGTATCCACCAG gATATACTTCAGCGGGCACCCCATACAAAGTGTCCCCCACTCAGTCAAATGGAGCGCCCCCTCCCTACACCCCGACCCCCACCCCCTACCCAACAGCAATGTACCCCATCCGCAGTGCCTACCCTCAGCAGAACTTATACGCACAG ggaGCCTACTATACCCAGCCGGTGTATGCGGCTCAGCCACATGTCATCCATCACACCACCGTGGTGCAGCCAAACAGCATCCCCTCCACAGCCCTCTACCCCGCCCCCGTCCCCGTGACCGCACCCCGCAACAACGGCATGGCTGCCATGGGGATGGTAGCTGGGACAACCATGGCCATGAGCGCAG GCACCCTGCTGACAACGCCCCAGCACGCCCAGATTGGAGGACACCCAGTAACCGTGCCAACCTACAGGCCCCAAGGGACACCTGGGTACAGCTACGTACCGCCTCACTGGTAG